In Diachasmimorpha longicaudata isolate KC_UGA_2023 unplaced genomic scaffold, iyDiaLong2 ctg00000099.1, whole genome shotgun sequence, the genomic window atatttgctcTTAATTGTATACACTCCTTGCGCGAGTGGGTCGGTATCGCGTTATTAGATGTTTAtgagttggacttggagcgcggttacgagcagtggaagaccctgtctggtctgctgctggaaggtatctgtgttctctgcgagtctctaaatctcctccaagtccaaatcgctgatctaagcagttccacggctttttgcaccaatattgtcttctgtcatcattgacgcaagactcatacagtcacacagtatactggacgtgcCAAAAGCCCTGAAACTGCTTTATTCGATCCCTGCTGTGACGTCATTTGGCtgctgacaatggtctaaacatccgttggattgttcagtcctttgtccaaatggcgttgcagggagtaaaccgatcctccaaacactggggcagctgaccacagcgtctccaagacaccgtgggactgctgaccaatgtctgggcatcgattttcaaaaacgacgcattggcggaggccaatacgtcacaCTTATATTATTTTGCAAGTGATTGTTATGCTTtgcaaaaatgagtgaaatcctataaaaaaatcacaaaaaaactttcgtgaaaaaatttcgccaagttgacgttttattggctgatcctattttccaaaaaaaatatggttacttttgtttacaaaaaaaactttaaataaaaaatacgccaAGCACATCGTTCACAATTCATATTGGTTAGAGGAACCTGATATCTCAAGTGAATGAATCCAGGAACATTTATGAATAGCAAATCGCCATTCTAAACGCTAAATAACAAAACGCCCTCTGCAAATTGTCGGCTCAAGTCTGATCAATGAGTCTGAAACACATAAATGATACATACGCTCATATGTTCATGTGTGAGCAGACTTTAATATATCTGTGATTGCTAAACTGGCGGAGCAGGATTTTTTGGCGCCTGCATCTCGGCGCCACCTTTTTGGCGCCGGTTTTTTTGGCGCGCAGGCTTTTTGGCGTCCATATATATTTTggcgatttccaatttgtGTGGGAATAATGTTCAGAAATTTGCAAATGTCTGGGAATTTCGAATTGGTTTATGAAAAAAGATttgttggggaaaaaattcaaaaatagaaTTGGAAAACTAATGAATCAATAGATGAATTTCTGATAATTtcacaataatattttttcaagctATTGATACAAAAGTCCTATAATGGTTTATGATCATTGATACTCTTATTGCTCACTTTAACACTGTTGACAATTTGACATCACGTTTTCAAGCCTACACATCAAAaaccacaatgtcataaacaAGCTTTGCTATTAGTAAATATGGTGATTAAGTCTTTGTTCATGCTAGAAGTCATTGCATGCGGAAATTGTTCGCTAATCCTCGTAAATATTCCAGTACAGTACGATTATCGAAGTCCTTCACAATATTGATAATTCATTCATCATTGGCGGCCCATTTGCTTCGTTGTTTCGGGTGGTTATCGCCGCGAAGATACCCTTCATAATATGCATCAAGTGAGCTCTGAACTGTTCGTAATCCATCAATAAATTTCCACAATGATGGGTGTGAGACATCCAGTTCTCGTTGCAGACGTCTGTGGGCTGCTTCTGCAAAATTATTGGTCCGGTCTTGGTTAGCAAGAGTCCTTTCATGGACAGACCATGTAGAAGGAGGGAAACGAGCTCTGCCACGTTTATTTCTTCTCATGGGTCCCATATAAGTATCCTGGAAAAATAGATGAAAAGGTTCATGTATGTTATGGTTGGAAAATTATATGAATGTCATTAACTAAATTAATACCTCGAAATATTGTAGGACTGGATGAAGAGCGTCAGGGAGGATGTCATAGAGTGTCTCAATAGCAGTCTCAATATGTGACATTGGTATGAAAGCCAAAGCTGGGATCATTCGCGCCCACACAGCAAACTCTGGCTCATTATTATAATGTTTTATTAATCCTTCTTCTCCAAGTTTTAATTTCACGTTTTTTGTCAGATGAAATAGGCATCCAAAAATGTTTGCTTCTGAAAACTTTTGTCCTATACTATTATGAGCTGCTAGTTCATAATCGATGGAAATATTGTTAGGATTAAATTGTGGCCATAGCTCTTTAATCATGTGAAACAGATGATCATAAGTTGATTCACGTTTATCTGGCAATAATGCATAGAGTACTGGAAAAACAAATCTCCCACGTGCAGCGAGGATTACATAGACTTGTGAGAACAGAGGTGGTGATTGTTTAAAGGTCCCGTCCATGAAAACAGTCTTCATATATTGGCTCCAATTTTGATTATCTTCTCTACCGAAAATAAGAATACGATCTGCACTATTACCGCTGTCTGCTAGCAAAAATTTAATCTCGTCGCCATCAGTAATTACGTAATTCTTATAATTATCTGGTATGATCAATTCTTCGAGATTTGCTGGGGCCGGTGGAACTGCATTTACTTTGTTACGTACTCGCTCGATTATTTTTCGTAATGAATCTTTTTTTGGTAACTTAGCTTTGACTGAGCTAGGACATCCcgttaatgaattatttattatttgtgcTGGAGTTTCAGGTGTATCAGCAGCTCGTCTTTTCATGGCTTCTTTGACCTTCGTAGCCTGCACAAACGCGATATCATTGCCATGTGTATGTTCGTTTATTTCTTTCACAACTTCATTTGTAGCTGCAGAGGTATGGATTCGCGCTTTGCagtcatttttaaattcacatcgccaaaattttctttctccattGGCACTCATTTTATCAAATGTAAACATGTGAGCGTTATGAATATATTTCTCCCGTCCGCGATTTGTTTTAGTCATTAGAGCTGTCATGGTTTACTTGGCGGAAGTTGCCATCCGACTGAACAACGGTTGGAATTTTCGGGATGAATTATGGGTCACAAATTGATAGTTTTAATTCAAAGGAACCCTTGAAATAATCGctaatttttcaatgggtGCTATGTAAATATTGACGGTGGTCTATTTTGTTTTGGAACGATGGGCGTCGAAGTATTCGCGCTAAGAAGAGGAGAATAATACGAGAGAGATAGGGCATGAATAACTCATGAAGATTAGTATCTATTTTGTTATTAGAAGTCATTCTAATGTGCAGTATGAGGGTTACCTTTTCTACGAGGACAAAAAGACGTAGCATACACGACGTAagatatgtatatatatacaggGTCCTCTTTATCTTATTGTGAAGGGTGCACCGGCGTGTTTGGGGGGTGGTTtggaaccgaaaagtccttttccacttttcgccccgacgcacccctatcgagatatgggggtgaaaagaccggccaatggggcgcgagctttGCGCGGCTgtacgtccgtgtgccgcgggtaagcggtgtgcgtgcttccccttctccacggacggacgttccattccgctagtgagaggaagagaggggggggggaagatatttctctctcaatcattGCCAATTTCAGGACAAACCTTGGGGGGGGGTAGAGGGGGTGattaaattacataattaatgtttaaaattgtcgaaataataataaacacgttaaataataaacgcgatttcttgattatcaaagaatcaaattgtgtacaacaaatgtcttatggcgggtcccgtaaatccatttgtttatgtaataattggatgtaaaatttaaacaacaatccgcgattaattattaaactaagacatctacgcgatttttcgataagatctGTTTAAACTATAGCTAAAAAACGCCCCCCAACTCAACGACAagtgatcgatgaatttcggatACTTCCGGGGTTCATCGGGTCACTGGTCATCGGTCTCGGTCACGAACTTGAGAGCCGCCCCAAATCAGTCTTACAACGTATCTCCAACGTACCGGTCAACGTAATTCTATAATTGCGCATTTACCAACGTCTCTCAACTACAATTAGAATACCAACGATCCAGGATTTCACACGGGTGAAACCCAACGAACTTTGTGAAACTTGTatagttttttacaattagtgACAATAAATATACGAAGTTTTTATAACTTAGTGTCGTGTGTCTTCAATTGCACCTCACTACAccaatcccaatttttccgacgcccgaccacccaaaacaacgttcctcaactaaacattggtccttcgagccggatcgtGCGGtaaaaaacagtgaaaaattgtgaaagtgCAGTGAAATTTCAACGAAACCAAAAAGGACGCCAAGTCCTATAGTGAAATCAACGACCCGTGGAATATTCTGGAACATTCCAACGATAAACCCAACAACATTCCAACGATAATCCCAACGTGAGAACAATAAGAATTTATTGCCCTCGACCCTTTGTGTTGACTTTGTTTACATTCCATCGGGTCTCAAATTTCTCTAACCGCGCGTGTGACCATTCGGGAGTGCTCGGCCCACTTCGCTCAACTTCGCCAGCAGTCCCCCACTTACTGGGACTGTGCTCAACGAGTGAGATCGCACCCCACTCAACGTCAACGCAGCGGT contains:
- the LOC135171755 gene encoding uncharacterized protein LOC135171755, producing the protein MTALMTKTNRGREKYIHNAHMFTFDKMSANGERKFWRCEFKNDCKARIHTSAATNEVVKEINEHTHGNDIAFVQATKVKEAMKRRAADTPETPAQIINNSLTGCPSSVKAKLPKKDSLRKIIERVRNKVNAVPPAPANLEELIIPDNYKNYVITDGDEIKFLLADSGNSADRILIFGREDNQNWSQYMKTVFMDGTFKQSPPLFSQVYVILAARGRFVFPVLYALLPDKRESTYDHLFHMIKELWPQFNPNNISIDYELAAHNSIGQKFSEANIFGCLFHLTKNVKLKLGEEGLIKHYNNEPEFAVWARMIPALAFIPMSHIETAIETLYDILPDALHPVLQYFEDTYMGPMRRNKRGRARFPPSTWSVHERTLANQDRTNNFAEAAHRRLQRELDVSHPSLWKFIDGLRTVQSSLDAYYEGTSIIVLYWNIYED